Proteins from one Nomia melanderi isolate GNS246 chromosome 3, iyNomMela1, whole genome shotgun sequence genomic window:
- the LOC116429427 gene encoding trehalose transporter 1-like protein, which yields MDESRIKWWPQYLAAITATLSMAASGSHIGWTSPTLPNLKSPDSHIFLTSDDASWIASFVLLGSIPGNICSAFIVDWLGRKICLLIAGVPLLVSWILIILAWRPYVLYIARFIAGFGLGVAYVVCPMYIGEIADKEIRGSLGSFIKLMVTFGELYAHAVGPFVSYNCLIYSCAIIPVIFFLSFTWMPESPYYLLMKNREDKAMKSLKSLKRYATQDQLEEDMEQMQKTVIRDLTDKGHCWDLFNTPGNRKAVLISFGLQMVLQFSGLAAIESYTQEILEEADTDLSAGIAVIILSVLQLIAGVAAAALVDNLGRRPLLLVTTLLGGLSLAVTGAFYFLKLQMSVDTSNAGWILHASVIFYELIVALGLNPLSYMMLGELFPTNVKGAAVSLANVWASLLAFFVSKMYQVISDSCGVYTSFGWFAVSCFVGIVFIFFMVPETKGKSLLEIQEDLNCKKKKQPKGGTKKHEISVSTLA from the exons atggATGAATCGCGCATTAAGTGGTGGCCGCAATATTTAGCAGCGATTACAG CCACCTTATCTATGGCAGCATCGGGTTCTCACATAGGCTGGACATCACCAACGCTTCCGAACCTAAAGTCACCAGATTCTCACATTTTCCTTACTTCGGATGATGCATCGTGGATCGCCTCGTTTGTTCTACTTGGCTCGATACCTGGCAACATTTGTTCAGCTTTCATAGTAGATTGGCTCGGTCGAAAAATCTGCCTTTTGATAGCGGGAGTACCACTTCTAGTTAGTTGGATTCTGATCATCTTAGCTTGGAGACCTTACGTCTTATATATCGCGCGGTTCATCGCTGGATTCGGTCTTGGCGTAGCATACGTTGTTTGCCCCATGTATATCGGCGAGATCGCCGACAAGGAAATCCGAGGATCCTTGGGATCCTTCATTAAACTAATGGTAACTTTTGGTGAGCTATACGCCCACGCAGTTGGTCCCTTCGTTTCTTACAACTGTTTGATTTACAGTTGCGCTATAATCCCTGTAATCTTTTTCCTATCATTTACCTGGATGCCCGAATCCCCGtattatttgttaatgaaaAATCGCGAGGATAAAGCGATGAAAAGTTTGAAATCACTGAAAAGATATGCTACGCAAGACCAATTGGAAGAAGACATGGAGCAAATGCAGAAAACTGTGATCCGCGATCTTACCGATAAAGGACACTGCTGGGACCTCTTCAACACTCCTGGCAATAGGAAAGCTGTGCTAATCAGTTTTGGTCTCCAGATGGTACTCCAGTTTAGCGGTTTAGCTGCGATAGAATCGTACACTCAAGAGATTCTCGAAGAAGCTGATACAGATTTGTCCGCTGGTATAGCAGTGATCATTTTAAGCGTTTTGCAGCTTATCGCTGGAGTGGCAGCTGCAGCTTTAGTAGACAATCTAGGCCGGAGACCTTTGCTTCTGGTTACAACTTTGCTCGGTGGTTTGTCTTTAGCCGTAACTGgagcattttattttttaaagcttCAGATGTCCGTGGACACATCTAACGCTGGCTGGATTCTTCATGCCTCTGTAATATTTTATGAGCTCATTGTCGCGTTAGGTTTGAATCCATTGTCCTACATGATGCTTGGAGAACTGTTCCCAACTAACGTGAAAGGGGCCGCTGTTTCTTTGGCAAACGTATGGGCATCTCTGTTggcgtttttcgtctcgaaaatGTATCAAGTGATCTCCGACTCTTGCGGGGTCTACACGTCGTTTGGTTGGTTTGCTGTTAGTTGTTTTGTTGGGATTGTTTTTATCTTCTTTATGGTGCCAGAAACCAAAGGAAAATCGTTATTAGAAATACAAGAGGATCTAAATTGTAAGAAGAAAAAACAACCAAAAGGGGGAACAAAAAAGCATGAAATCTCTGTAAGTACTCTTGCTTAG
- the Tsp97E gene encoding tetraspanin 97E isoform X2 — protein MCGGFTCSKNALTALNILYIVVAFILIGVAVYGRASALVTNLPIIGGILACGVILILISILGLIGAVKHHQVLLFFYMFILFLLFLIQFSIACACLAVNTKQQEQLAEQGWRRVGDDLKAKVQTTFTCCSFNNTNIISEDNHPLSCNKVNKICCPYPSDTDCMCPSCMLKLQSTIDYAFKLCGSIGLFFSFTEFIGVWLTVRYRNQKDPRANPSAFL, from the exons ATGTGTGGTGGCTTCACCTGTTCCAAAAATGCATTGACGGCACTAAATATCCTTTATATC GTGGTTGCATTTATTCTCATTGGTGTTGCTGTTTATGGAAGAGCATCTGCATTAGTTACAAATCTCCCCATAATTGGAGGTATTTTAGCATGTGGGGTGATTCTGATTCTAATTTCAATACTTGGACTCATTGGTGCTGTTAAACATCACCaagttttattattcttt tatatgtttattctatttttgCTGTTCTTGATTCAGTTTAGTATTGCTTGTGCTTGTCTTGCTGTTAATACCAAACAACAAGAACAGTTAGCAGAACAG GGTTGGAGGCGTGTTGGAGACGATTTAAAAGCAAAGGTTCAGACTACTTTTACTTGTTGTAGCTTTAATAATACTAACATAATTTCAGAAGATAATCATCCACTGTCTTGCAACAAAGTTAat AAAATTTGTTGCCCTTATCCTTCCGACACTGATTGTATGTGCCCATCATGTATGCTGAAATTACAATCTACGATTGATTACGCATTTAAATTATGTGGAAGCATAGGATTGTTCTTTAGTTTTACAGAG TTTATTGGTGTATGGTTGACCGTGCGATACAGGAACCAGAAAGATCCAAGAGCTAATCCTAGTGCTTTTCTCTAG
- the Tsp97E gene encoding tetraspanin 97E isoform X1, whose protein sequence is MCGGFTCSKNALTALNILYIVVAFILIGVAVYGRASALVTNLPIIGGILACGVILILISILGLIGAVKHHQVLLFFYMFILFLLFLIQFSIACACLAVNTKQQEQLAEQGWRRVGDDLKAKVQTTFTCCSFNNTNIISEDNHPLSCNKVNKICCPYPSDTDCMCPSCMLKLQSTIDYAFKLCGSIGLFFSFTEVIAAFLTRRYRNQLNPHQNDVSFSA, encoded by the exons ATGTGTGGTGGCTTCACCTGTTCCAAAAATGCATTGACGGCACTAAATATCCTTTATATC GTGGTTGCATTTATTCTCATTGGTGTTGCTGTTTATGGAAGAGCATCTGCATTAGTTACAAATCTCCCCATAATTGGAGGTATTTTAGCATGTGGGGTGATTCTGATTCTAATTTCAATACTTGGACTCATTGGTGCTGTTAAACATCACCaagttttattattcttt tatatgtttattctatttttgCTGTTCTTGATTCAGTTTAGTATTGCTTGTGCTTGTCTTGCTGTTAATACCAAACAACAAGAACAGTTAGCAGAACAG GGTTGGAGGCGTGTTGGAGACGATTTAAAAGCAAAGGTTCAGACTACTTTTACTTGTTGTAGCTTTAATAATACTAACATAATTTCAGAAGATAATCATCCACTGTCTTGCAACAAAGTTAat AAAATTTGTTGCCCTTATCCTTCCGACACTGATTGTATGTGCCCATCATGTATGCTGAAATTACAATCTACGATTGATTACGCATTTAAATTATGTGGAAGCATAGGATTGTTCTTTAGTTTTACAGAG GTGATTGCAGCTTTCTTGACAAGACGTTACAGAAATCAATTAAATCCACATCAAAATGATGTTTCTTTTTCggcataa